The following nucleotide sequence is from Dehalococcoidia bacterium.
GCCGGCGTCGATGAACTTCTGCCGCAGCTCCTGCCGCGCCACCTGGACGATCGCGGGAATGTCGTCCGGCGGCACGGGCCGGCCGGTGACGCGCGTGAACAGCGCGGCCACGTCCTCGCGGCGCTTGTGAATGGCGGGCGCCAGGATGTGCGATGGGGACTCGTGCGCGAGCTGGATGATCCACTCGCCCAGGTCGGTTTCGACCGTCTCGACGCCAAGCCCTTCGAGGTAGGCGTTGAGCTCGATCTCCTCGGTCGCCATCGACTTGCCCTTGACGGCAAGCGTGACGCCGTGCCGCTGGGCGATCTCGCCGACGATGCGCCGCGCCTCGGCCGCGTCTCCGGCGAGATGCACGACGGCGCCGGCGCGCTCCGCCTCGGCGGTGAACTGCTCCACCAGCTCGGGCAGGCGGTCGACTGAATCCCTTCGCACGCGCGTGGCGTTATCGCGCAGCGTCTGCCAATCGGCCTCGCGGAAGGCGGCGGCGCGGCGCTGGCGAAACATGCCCAGCGCGCGGTCGAGGGCGACAGGCAGCGTCTCGGAGGCGAGCGCCTCGTGCAAGCGTTGCCGAAACGGCGCGCGTGCGCCCGACATGGCCGCCCCCGGCGCGAATGCGCACGCCGATCATCACGGCTGGCGGGAAGGCGGTCAAGACGCGGTTCGGCAGCGGCGGCTGCGCTGCATCGGCGGCGCAGAACCGCTCCCGGCGGACCGGCAGGCATGCCTTCGCCGGCGCTGAACGGAGTTCAGCGGCGCAGCAGATGCGCGGCGCCGCTGCCGTCAAGTGCAGCGAGGAACGTCGGGGCGGCGATCGCGGCGCCGACCAACACGCAAACGACGCCGGCTGCGGGTCGCGCGAGCCGAAGCCGGCGCTGCGGCCAGCGCCAGACCGTGAGCGCGCCGAGTACGGTCAGCGTTTCAAATGTCACCGTGATCAGGTCCGCGACACCCACCGGCTCGGCCCGCCAGGGCGAATCTCCGAGCGGCAGGCCGGCCGTGCGCGAGACGGCCCACACGGCAACATACAGCGCACTGAGCGCCGCGCCGCTGAGTGCGATCCAGCGCCCGAAGGCGACGAGGAAGAGCCATGCCCAGAGCAGTTGTGCGAGGCCTGCGGCGAAGAAGGCGATGGCAAGCACGATCGACTCGTGCGCGTGGGAGCCGATCACGGCGAAGTGAATGACGCCCGCGCCGGCCGACAGCCCCGCCAGCACCGGCGCGAGCGCAAATGGCTTCGTGGTGCCGGCGCCGTCGTGCGCGCGCGGCGCCGACGGCTCGCCGGCCAGGAGCGAGGCGGCGATGATCACGGCGCCGCCGGTCGCCACAAACAGGCCCGGTCGGATTTGGCTGAACACGAAGGCGTCCGCGCTCAGCCGGCGGTAGATGTCGAGCAACTGGAGCAGCAGCCAGCCGCAGAAGCCCAGCAGCGCCAGCCCGAGCAGGCCGATCGTCCAGCGCGCTGCGCCGCCGCCGCGAACCAGAAACCACGCTCCTGCCACCACACTCACCGTGCCGCCGGCCACGAGCAGCCAACCATTCGGCCCGCTGGTTCCGGCGAGCGTGCGCAGCCCCGCGAAGAGCGACAGCCAGGGCAGGAACGCGCCGAGGCTCACGAGCAGACCGCCGCCGATCGCCATCGCGGCAATCGGTAGACGCCGCAGCCGGGCCGAACGCGCTACTGACCGGCGACGAACGCTGTTCGCCGCATCGATGGCCATCACCGCCCTCCATTTCCCGCCGTTTCCCTCATAAGGCGGGGAGAGCGCACGGCGTGCGCCGGCAGCCATTGCGGCCGTCCGCTGCACGCCGTGCAACCGTGGTTACTGCCCCTGCGCCTGGTTCACGCTGAAGAAGAGATAGGTGTTGGTGTCGATATCGCCCGTGATGCCGTGGCCGGCCATCTGCAGCTGCCGCACCGTGGCCAGACTCTTCCCGGCCACGATCTGGTCCCAGACGGCCGGATCGCTGACGCCGATTACCTTCAGTTCCCACCAGCCGCCATGCTTCTGGTCGACGATGTGGCTGTGCGCCGGCAGGGGAATGTCGGCCGCCGCAGCGCCGAACAGGCGCGATGCGTCGATCGTGCTCGGGTGGTTGATACAGCTGCCGACCACCGGGCAATGCAGCGTTGAGTCGGCCGGGCGGAAGCCGAGCGGGGTCATCACGTAGAGCACCGGGATCGGGCCGGGGCGTGGATCGACCGTGCCGTCGGCGCCGACCTCACAGCCGGAGGGTGCGCCGCTGCTCGGCGGTTGTGCGCAGAAAAACGGCTTGCTGTAGAAGAATTGCACCGTCTGGCCGTCGAGCCAGCCCAGTGTGGTGCCCGTCTGGGCGCCGTCATGGCCGTCCGCATGCGCCTGGTGCGGCGCCGAGAGGGTGAAGCCGAGCGCGATCGCGAACGTCGCCGCCAGCAGCGGCAGGGCGAAGAGTCCGACCCGTCGTGGAGTAACCGTTTTCAAGCCCATGAACCATGCTCCGTTCGGTTCACGCGGAGTGAACGGCGTGAAACGGGCGATGGAGGGCTTCGGGCCGCGTGCATCTCGTCTCCTGCGCTCGCTGTAGTACGAGCGCGGGAGCAGCGAAGATTCCACCGCTATACGGCGGTTTCGCTTCAGAAGGGTTGCGATCGGCGCGGCTCGGCGGTTCCGCCGCCGAGCGAACCATGACCGACTTCCAGGGGCCGCGAGGAAGCTACGCTGTGGCCGGGGCCAGCGCCTGCCAGTAGCGGCGACCGTACAGGCGCACCAGGCGGCCGAAGCCGGGGAAGGGGAAATGCGTGCCGACCACCAGCTCGCCCTCACGGTCCACACGCTCGATCAGCGCCTTGCGCGTATCGCGCGCCAGCGCCGGGTCCACGTCCACGGCCAGCCCCCACTCCCACTCGGTGAGCTGCACCGGGTGATGCGCCACGTCGCCGGTGATCAGCGCCTTCTCGCCGCCGGAGTGGATGGCGATGCTCTGGTGCGCCGGCGTGTGGCCCGGCGTGGGAACCGTCGTGATCTCCGCCGTGATCGCGGTCACGTCCTCGATCAGGTCCACCTGGCCGGTGTCCTTGAGCGGCAGCACGCTGTCGCCGATGCAGGCGTTCGCCGCGGCAATCTCCGGCTGCGTCCAGTACTCCCACTCGCGCCGCTGGATCACGTACCGCGCCTTCGGGAAGAACGGTACGAACGTGCCCTCGTGTTCGACCGTGTTCCAGCCGACGTGGTCGATGTGCAGGTGCGTGATCAGCACCGTGTCGATCTCGTCGGGGGCGATGCCGGCGGCGCGCAGGTTGTCGGGCAGGATGCCGTTGCGGAACTGCTCGCGGTTCTTGTTGCCGATGCCCGTGTCCACCAGGATCAGCCGCCCGGCCGAGCGCACGGCGAAGGCGCCGATATTGATGGTGAAGTGGCCGCGCTCGTTGATGAAGTGCTGGAACGGCTCCAGCTTCTCCGGCGTGGACATCGGGAACATGATGCTCGGCCGCGCCGGCGTGGCGATGTCCTGGATCGCCTGCACACTGACCTTGCCGATCTGCACGGTTTCGCCCGACATGCCTGAAGCCTCCTGCGAAGCTGCGCCGCCGCTCAGCCGCGGGGCGCGAAGCGGAAGATCGAGCTGTGGCCGATGCGTGTCACCGGCTGCTGCCGGTGGTCGCGCACCAGCACGTCGGCGACCAGGTAGTCGCTGCCGCGCTTCTCGAACCGGTCCACGATCGCGGCATCAACGGTGTAGGCGCCGCCCGCCAGCGGCACGGCCAGGTGCTGAATCTCGCTGCCGGTATGAACGCTGGGGCCGTATTCGAAGTTCTCGCGCAGCAGCCGCGCCACCTGGCCGGCGATCAGCCCCGGCGGCACGATCGGCAGGCCAAAGACCGAGCCGCCGCGATACCACGGGCCGGCGTCTTCGTGGTCGTCGGCGTACTGCTGCACCGTCTCGGGGTCGAAGACGACCGTATGCGGATCGAGGGCCACGCCCAGCGGCACCGACGACGCCGTGAGCGCCGGCCGCGCGCCGTGCAGCGAGGCGCGGCCCGGCCAGGGCGCATAGTTCCACTCGGCCGCGGGCGCCATGCTCCCGCCGATCGCGGCGTCGCCCAGCACGCAGGTCTGGCCCTCGGGTCCGAAGATGGCGTATTCGAGCCGCAGTCCGTCACTGCTGGCCGGCGAGCCGCGCGTGGCGACGATGCTCACCGTCTCGCCGTCGTAGACCGGCTTGACGAAGCGCACCGAGGCGCGGCCGCTCTGCAGCCAGCCTGGCCCCAGCAGCGCGACGATCAGCTCGCTGGCGTAGGCGTAGAGCGAGACGCCGCCGACGAGGCCGCCCTTGAGGCCGTAGCGCCGCGCTTCTTCGTCGTCGTGGATCTTGTTCTCGGAGGCGGAGGCGAAGTTGCGCGCCACTTTCACGAGCGGCGGCGCGCTCTGGCCAAGCTGCAGATCCTGGGCTCGCGCTGCCGGCGTGGTCATGTGCGTCCTCCTGCCCGATCGGCCTCGCACGCCCCACTATACACGGGGCCGGCGTGGCCGCGGCGGGGCGGGCGGCGTAGGATGAACTGCGGCGCGATCAGCGCGGAGGTTGGGACAATGACCGGCACGGGACCGCTCGCGGGGCTGCGCGTGCTCGACATCGGCACGCTGATCGCCGGGCCGTTCGGCGCCAGTCTGCTGGCCGACTTCGGCGCCGACGTGATCAAGGTCGAGCAGCCGGGCACGGGCGACTCGCTGCGCACTTCCGGCGGCCAGCGCGTGGACGGTGTCTCGCTCGCCTGGGCCACGACGGGGCGCAACAAGCGCTCGGTCACGCTCAACCTGCGCGAACCGGAGGGCCAGGCACTCTTCTTCGAACTCGTGCGCGTCTCCGATGCGTTGATCGAGAACTTCACGCCCGGCACGCTGGAGCGGCGCGGCCTCGGCCCGGAGCGGCTGCGCCAGGTCAACCCGCGGCTGATCGTGATCCGCGTCTCCGGCTTCGGCCAGACGGGACCGTACAGCCACCGCGCCGGCTATGATCGCATCGCCCTCGGCTACAGCGGCTTGATGTACGTCAGCGGCTATCCCGACGGCCCGCCCGTGCGCCCGGCCTTTGCCATGGCCGACTTCACGACGGCGATGTTCGGCGCCCTCTCCACGCTGATGGCGCTCTATCACCGCGACGTGCACGGCGGCGCCGGCCAGGACGTGGACCTGGCGCTGTTCGAGCCGATCCTGCGCATCTCCGAAGACCTGATCCCGGCCTACGACCGGCTCGGCGTGGTGCGCGAGCGCATCGGCAACCGCAACCCCGGCTTTGCGCCCGCCGGCAACTTTCTGACGCGCGACGGCCGCTGGCTGCAGATCGCCGCGGGCGGCGACCGCGTCTGGGCGCGCATGGCCGAGGCGATCGGACGTCCCGAGCTGGCGACGGACGAGCGTTTCGCCACGCAGCGCGCCCGCGCCGCCAACGCCGACGAATTGGAAGCGATCATCCGTGACTGGATCGCCGCCCGCGACTTCGAGGATGCCTTCGGAGCGCTGGACGCCGCCGACGTGCCCGCCGGCCCGATCATGAACGCCGCCCAGATCGTCGCCGACCCGCACATCAACGCCCGCGGCGACATCATCAGCGTTGATCACCCGCAGATCGGCCCCGTGAAGATGCCCGGCATCGTGCCCAAGTTCTCCGAGACACCCGGCGCCGTGCGCTGGCCCGGCCCGGAACTGGGCGAGTACAACGCCGCCGTCTACGGTGAGCTGCTGGGACTGAACGAGGCGGACCTGCGCGGCCTGCACGAGCGCGGCGTGATCTGAGCGCCGGCGGGGCGCCGTCTCCGCGGCCGCCGAGTCGCCGATGGTGCTTGCGCCAGCTCACATGTCGATCACCAGCGTGGACCAGCCGAAGCCCACGGCGCCGCCGGGTGCGCCGGTCTCCGGGTTGTAGTACTCGCGGAAGCCGTGGCGCAGCACCAGCTCGCGGCTGGCGGCGGCGATCGTCTCGGCCTCGGCATCGTAGCCGTGGCGGCGCAGGCCGCGAATCAAGAACCAGTTCGTGTTGAGCCAGACCGGCCCGCGCCAGATGATGCCCTCGCCCGGATCGTAGGACGGCTCGCGGGCCGCGACCGAGCGCACCGGAACGCGCGCCCAGAACTTGCCCTCGTCGGTCACGTGCTTGACGAGCTTTGCAGCGATCTCGGCCGGCAGGTCGCCCAGCAGCAGCGGGAAAAGCGAGGTAATCGTCAGCACGCGCTGCGGCTCCTCCGCGGCGCCGGCCAGGTCCCAGAAGGCTCCGGCCCCCTCGTCCCAGCACTTTGACAGCAGGGCCGCCAGCGTGCGCGCCGCCTCGTCCTCGTACCGGTGGGCGGCCACGGCGTCGCCGGCCTCGCGCAGCAGGGCCGCGAGGTCGCGCAGGTTGTCGGCGTAGACCGTGTTCACCAGCACGTCCTCGACGTTGAAGGCGTCGAGCGCCAACATGGCCGCGTTGTCGCTGCGCAGCGGCGCGTAGCGGTCGAACAGCCCCTGCATCGCCGCGCGCAGGCCGGCCTCGGTCGGCTCCGTCAGCCCGAGGACCCGGTCGTACTTCGGCGAGGCGTCGAGGCCGGATTCGTCGGGCTGCAGGATGCTGAGCAGGCCGTCTCCGTCCGGGTCACGGTTGCGGCGCAGCCAGTCGTAACAGCGCACGGCGGCGGGCAGCGTTTGTTCAAGGAATGTGCGCGAGCGGCCCGCTTCGTAGACGCGCCGCAGCGCCGCGGCCAGCATTGGCGTCTGTGTAATGTCGCTGGTCCAGCCACCGAGCTTCGGCAGGTTGTACGACTCGGCCATCGCGCGGTAGCTGGCCTGGTCCCAGAAGAGCATGTGCGGCATGAAGCCGTCGGCGCGCTGGCCCTGCAGCAGGCAGCGCAGCTCCTGCTCGGCCAGGCGCACGTCGATGTGTGTCAGGGCGATGGCGTGGAAGCAGGAGTCCCAGAACCACTGGAAGGGATAGTGGCTGCGAGAGGGGCAGACGAAGTCGTAGGGCAGGCCGCTGGCCGCGCCGACGCCGCGCTGACGGTTCGCCGCGAGCTGGCGTTCGGCGAGGGCGAGCAGGCCAGAGCGTTCGTCCATCAGCGGGCCTCGGCGAAGGGTAGCGGGTACAGGGTGAAGGGTGCAGGGACGGGTTGGTCCGCGCAAGCCGGGGTTGCCCGCGCGGTGCAGGAGGGCTGCGACGTCGTTTGCCACCGCGCACCCGCCGGCATGCTAGGATGGCGCAAACGGCAGTAGACGCCGCGGAAGTTGTCCGCGCTCTGCGCCTGCCCTGGCCGCACGGAGACAAAAAGTCCAAGAACGAGGCCGAGCCGGAGCCGGATGGAGACCGAGAGCCAGAGCCTGTTGGACGAGTGCGCGGAATGGGTCGCCGCGCAGCTTGAAGAAGAGAACGTCTTCGTCGATCCCGGCCTCGTCTCGCTGA
It contains:
- a CDS encoding trehalase family glycosidase, with the protein product MDERSGLLALAERQLAANRQRGVGAASGLPYDFVCPSRSHYPFQWFWDSCFHAIALTHIDVRLAEQELRCLLQGQRADGFMPHMLFWDQASYRAMAESYNLPKLGGWTSDITQTPMLAAALRRVYEAGRSRTFLEQTLPAAVRCYDWLRRNRDPDGDGLLSILQPDESGLDASPKYDRVLGLTEPTEAGLRAAMQGLFDRYAPLRSDNAAMLALDAFNVEDVLVNTVYADNLRDLAALLREAGDAVAAHRYEDEAARTLAALLSKCWDEGAGAFWDLAGAAEEPQRVLTITSLFPLLLGDLPAEIAAKLVKHVTDEGKFWARVPVRSVAAREPSYDPGEGIIWRGPVWLNTNWFLIRGLRRHGYDAEAETIAAASRELVLRHGFREYYNPETGAPGGAVGFGWSTLVIDM
- a CDS encoding CoA transferase, which encodes MTGTGPLAGLRVLDIGTLIAGPFGASLLADFGADVIKVEQPGTGDSLRTSGGQRVDGVSLAWATTGRNKRSVTLNLREPEGQALFFELVRVSDALIENFTPGTLERRGLGPERLRQVNPRLIVIRVSGFGQTGPYSHRAGYDRIALGYSGLMYVSGYPDGPPVRPAFAMADFTTAMFGALSTLMALYHRDVHGGAGQDVDLALFEPILRISEDLIPAYDRLGVVRERIGNRNPGFAPAGNFLTRDGRWLQIAAGGDRVWARMAEAIGRPELATDERFATQRARAANADELEAIIRDWIAARDFEDAFGALDAADVPAGPIMNAAQIVADPHINARGDIISVDHPQIGPVKMPGIVPKFSETPGAVRWPGPELGEYNAAVYGELLGLNEADLRGLHERGVI
- a CDS encoding MBL fold metallo-hydrolase, translating into MSGETVQIGKVSVQAIQDIATPARPSIMFPMSTPEKLEPFQHFINERGHFTINIGAFAVRSAGRLILVDTGIGNKNREQFRNGILPDNLRAAGIAPDEIDTVLITHLHIDHVGWNTVEHEGTFVPFFPKARYVIQRREWEYWTQPEIAAANACIGDSVLPLKDTGQVDLIEDVTAITAEITTVPTPGHTPAHQSIAIHSGGEKALITGDVAHHPVQLTEWEWGLAVDVDPALARDTRKALIERVDREGELVVGTHFPFPGFGRLVRLYGRRYWQALAPATA